A genomic region of Vanessa tameamea isolate UH-Manoa-2023 chromosome 11, ilVanTame1 primary haplotype, whole genome shotgun sequence contains the following coding sequences:
- the LOC113404935 gene encoding PHD and RING finger domain-containing protein 1 isoform X1: MSEDGSDDSPPRPKRKIKKVVVLSSSDSESDGSISVAGTRRKRLRVLSDEEASDSSGSSVVRAGTRRRRTLPKLRDSEAESDSSGWSTEHADSSRPVTSASKPISGFASDSSEGNSDKCSICLLRFKEQEVGTPESCEHIFCLDCITEWSKNVNTCPVDRMTFNSIIVKACVGGRVLRKEPVKVIERRPSVEALVVEDPTVCEICGSIEDEETMLLCDGCDLGYHMQCLSPPLSEVPADQWLCPNCYVSLNGESNLLEDINLSEVEDLLEGVVDIDLPLGPRSVLLRQQRNVRRSSRNAGRLDQPSTSSGGHGNSNNINELSVISRGSTISQRSSRTTNRRQAITKRRKYKRRRTKTVIIEYEVQENGKFPITKRVKKKVKRRRVKKRQPRTAARRSYVRASVRAKLATLKTDQRPEMVQASNANRSNLSVQRQRAGIPSLRLYGNPNELDYFSDDENANSEEASTAVATRSTSNILSAYRQARRKMIMVPSPPHASSAPDILSNILESQTLLHSKKSIISISVDGNVDYKIQSHKENQEKKNVVTKNEEKLDLSKANETVRNVPSYPGQNRGGGWGGGYRGNYHREQNSNNFNRGGNYENNYGGNYQNRQGNTYNYQNNNMRRDDTDYYDNFSRRPQQYSNTDDAYFDRSRRPGPMDNNRGSNYSNHQRPNDQSQGRFSLGPSWQPYGGGGPSAPTPRQDVPPTQSRHSFGGFENPVDMRMGQVPPTNTNTNSEMFSGIETREEKTQPHAYHPLPDPQAYQPMMEPPVFNYQKNSEVEKSEDEKSDSGLVIDTEKYDPTEPTHDDDSGDDEPIESQEPEILPPPAVQSILAGIDTSAMNVPPNILDTAVRQVLKEHRNLIVPQNAETHDRSDDDSDGDCPNFSIYSATSVHIANNSSSLTDEVPQEQPQDSLEDLVQEDDETPPSTSPITISETVNNEKKADVSRTSTKPLVSNYDMDEKKKSEEEYKEKVSKRCPITTNTRNPIKIKLNTSSLIKRQVSLYDEEDTSQDVDANEKSEVTKEMPEEKISINCQKKFDESEKKKSPSPEKCDLPLESNEITKSSNPLLNNIIDKDSSEKQEQIIKESVDDKDDDNKCENIGSNSPLDKSEVSPVNKEESDEECHSDGDDDVPIIFTEQSPKLDLEVARVDDNVEKMTESISETEDERSYTPCLDENKSNKDASFETEKDKGLEGLDTEMISEEEGNEMFSENERAASEISRGSPTRVPLENEEGEIADKKKEAKKVSLRDEGAKKKKKKESKKDVKEKSKSRKKSEISFKKLSKSGKERNYRERDKNEKRSERERRDSGDGNESRQRRRKEKRKDLERYDVRTVVTEKRRKQKDPFGRDVSPRGRSPSLSPPPRSPSPAPSRRRRTASRHRRSSRRSLSKSRRSASRGRRSLSRIRRSPSPSRRSLSRRRSPPGRRSVPRRTSIARGRSPARSRASLTRARRSVSSLRRRSGTPRASPRRRSPPRRKRRRSGSRVARRRSVSASPPRRANKKKKRTRSARRAPAAVSPERKRRRSASRQAEPEPPSPISRPPSPRTPPPEPEPEPRPPLRSDDEPERRERRRRDPDRQRRRVRDAAGPSKEVFTSGDNILVSVSFKEQERGEEGDRRRRRETRRDRRRRRRAAVAPEVEVAKPVAIIDLERSPFRELTPSPKNVIVLSDSDHGEREGAEAGAPPAPEPEPAPEPAPPALGPKTPPEPTVPEPAAPEPPERPDEQAEAAGSERQSPDAYDPFEPTRSASASPASASPASPAPAPAPPSPPRALITLEAAQRSNLSADEVLDRRPLTPVEKVMALLQSTRDASPEPADALAEPPPAPAPRIVLPSPTRVPPKLFPGKPSPIKSNPVKPMQALRLQRPPSDGGASPYSPGSSDFGELFEPPPRRVRAASKVPVRLDRKKGKTQVGVKIDEENLKILDDLPSSAVEMQVKSKMSVRAQFLKKLNRQERVVEEVKLVLKPHYNKKRVTKEEYKDILRRAVPKICHNKSGEINPTKIQALVEAYVKKFRKKHKLGMA; encoded by the exons ATGAGTGAAGATGGAAGCGATGACTCTCCGCCGCGGCCGAAGCGTAAAATCAAGAAAGTGGTGGTCTTGTCATCATCAGACTCTGAAAGCGATGGTAGCATCAGCGTGGCGGGGACACGTAGAAAGAGATTGaga GTGCTCAGTGATGAGGAGGCAAGTGATAGCAGCGGAAGTTCAGTAGTGCGCGCTGGAACTAGACGAAGGCGAACACTGCCGAAGCTTCGAGACTCTGAAGCAGAAAGCGACAGTTCTGGTTGGTCGACGGAGCACGCAGATTCTTCCAGACCTGTGACTTCAGCATCCAAACCGATATCAGGCTTTGCATCTGACAGCTCTGAAGGCAATTCCGATAAATGCTCAATATGTCTCTTGCGTTTTAAAGAACAAGAAGTAGGAACACCTGAAAGCTGTGAGCACATATTCTGTTTAGACTGTATCACAGAATGGTCGAAAAATGTCAACACATGTCCAGTGGATAGAATGACATTCAATTCCATTATTGTCAAGGCTTGTGTCGGTGGACGTGTGTTAAGAAAAGAACCAGTAAAGGTCATAGAGCGAAGGCCTTCTGTCGAGGCTTTAGTAGTTGAAGATCCAACTGTGTGTGAG atATGTGGCAGTATTGAAGATGAAGAAACTATGCTATTATGTGATGGCTGTGACCTCGGTTACCACATGCAGTGTCTCTCACCTCCACTCTCCGAG GTTCCTGCTGATCAGTGGCTTTGCCCAAATTGCTATGTTTCTCTTAATGGAGAGAGTAATTTGCTGGAGGACATCAATCTTTCTGAAGTGGAAGATTTATTGGAAGGAGTTGTTGATATAGATCTACCTCTTGGACCACGATCTGTTTTATTGAGGCAACAAAGAAATGTCAGGAGATCATCCAGGAATGCAGGCAGACTTGATCAACCCTCAACTTCAAGTGGTGGTCATGGCAATagtaacaatataaatgaattgtCTGTAATATCTAGAGGCTCAACAATTTCACAAAGAAGTTCACGTACCACTAACAGACGTCAAGCAATAACAAAacgtagaaaatataaaagaagaagaactaaaactgttattattgaatatgaGGTTCAGGAGAATGGAAAATTTCCAATTACAAAAAGAGTTAAAAAGAAAGTGAAAAGGAGAAGG gttaaaAAAAGACAACCACGAACAGCTGCTAGACGATCGTATGTTCGTGCGAGTGTTCGAGCTAAATTGGCTACTCTGAAGACTGACCAGAGACCAGAAATGGTACAAGCATCAAATGCTAACAGGAGTAATCTGTCTGTTCAACGTCAAAGAGCTGGCATTCCTTCACTCAGACTGTATGGAAACCCTAATGAACTAGATTACTTCTCTGATGATGAAAATGCAAACTCGGAAGAAGCATCTACTGCAGTAGCCACTAGATCAACATCTAATATACTGAGTGCATACAGACAG gccAGAAGGAAAATGATAATGGTGCCGTCCCCGCCTCATGCATCGTCGGCTCCAGACATTCTGTCTAACATTTTAGAAAGCCAAACTTTGCTACattcaaaaaaatctataatttcaATCTCTGTAGATGGAAATGTTGATTACAAGATTCAATCACATAAGGAAAATCAAGAAAAAAAGAATGTTGTTACCAAGAATGAGGAGAAACTCGATTTGTCAAAAGCAAATGAGACTGTTCGAAATGTACCCTCATACCCGGGCCAGAACAGGGGCGGTGGGTGGGGAGGAGGTTACAGAGGTAATTATCATCGTGagcaaaattcaaataattttaatagaggAGGTAATTACGAAAACAATTATGGAGGGAACTATCAAAACAGACAAGGAAACACATACaattatcaaaacaataacatgCGTCGTGATGACACCGACTATTATGATAACTTTTCAAGAAGACCGCAGCAGTATTCAAACACCGATGACGCCTACTTCGACAGATCGAGAAGGCCAGGACCTATGGACAATAATAGAGGTAGCAATTACTCAAACCATCAGAGACCTAATGATCAGAGCCAGGGTCGTTTCAGCTTGGGACCATCCTGGCAACCTTACGGTGGCGGAGGCCCTTCAGCACCCACTCCTAGACAAGATGTGCCTCCGACTCAGTCTCGTCATTCGTTCGGTGGATTCGAAAATCCCGTTGATATGAGAATGGGGCAGGTACCGCCGACTAATACAAATACGAATTCCGAAATGTTTTCTGGAATTGAAACGCGAGAAGAGAAAACTCAACCGCACGCATACCACCCCTTGCCCGACCCTCAAGCGTATCAGCCGATGATGGAGCCTCCTGTTTTCAATTATCAGAAAAATTCAGAAGTGGAAAAATCCGAGGACGAAAAAAGCGATTCGGGTCTCGTCATTGATACGGAGAAATATGACCCTACAGAACCGACACACGACGACGACAGCGGTGACGATGAACCGATAGAATCGCAAGAGCCCGAAATACTTCCGCCCCCAGCGGTGCAGAGTATCCTGGCCGGCATCGACACCAGCGCCATGAACGTGCCGCCCAATATATTAGACACAGCCGTCAGACAGGTTCTCAAAGAGCatagaaatttaattgtacCTCAGAACGCAGAGACGCATGACAGAAGCGATGACGATTCGGATGGCGATTGTCCCAATTTCTCAATTTACTCAGCCACTAGTGTTCATATAGCAAATAACAGCAGCAGTTTGACTGATGAGGTGCCGCAGGAGCAGCCTCAGGATAGCTTAGAAGATTTAGTTCAAGAAGACGACGAGACACCTCCGTCGACATCTCCCATAACAATATCTGAAACAGTAAATAACGAAAAGAAAGCTGATGTTAGCAGAACTTCTACAAAGCCACTTGTTAGCAATTATGATATGGATGAAAAGAAGAAATCGGAAGAAGAATATAAAGAAAAGGTGTCGAAGAGATGTCCAATAACGACGAATACACGTAAccctataaaaattaaactaaatacatCATCCTTAATTAAAAGGCAAGTTAGTTTGTATGATGAAGAAGATACAAGTCAGGATGTCGACGCTAACGAAAAATCGGAAGTTACTAAAGAAATGCCTGAAgagaaaataagtataaattgtcAGAAAAAATTTGATGAGAGTGAAAAGAAAAAATCTCCTTCGCCCGAGAAGTGTGATCTACCACTCGAATCCAATGAAATCACTAAATCTTCAAATCCACttctaaacaatattattgataagGATAGTTCAGAGAAACAAGAACAGATTATAAAAGAGTCAGTGGATGATAAAGATGATgataataaatgcgaaaatataGGATCAAACTCGCCATTAGACAAAAGTGAAGTCTCTCCAGTCAATAAAGAGGAGTCTGATGAAGAATGTCACTCCGACGGTGATGACGACGTACCAATTATATTCACAGAACAATCACCAAAACTTGATCTAGAAGTTGCTAGAGTTGATGATAATGTTGAAAAAATGACTGAATCCATAAGTGAAACAGAAGATGAACGGAGTTACACGCCGTGTCTCGACGAAAACAAATCTAACAAAGACGCCTCGTTCGAAACTGAAAAGGATAAAGGACTGGAGGGCCTGGACACGGAAATGATATCCGAAGAGGAAGGGAACGAAATGTTTTCAGAGAACGAACGAGCCGCGTCAGAGATTTCGCGTGGTTCTCCCACGAGGGTGCCTCTCGAGAACGAGGAGGGTGAGATCGCCGATAAAAAGAAAGAGGCAAAAAAGGTATCACTCCGCGACGAGGGGGcgaagaagaaaaaaaagaaggaGTCCAAGAAAGACGTAAAAGAAAAGAGTAAGAGCAGAAAAAAGAGTGAAATTTCCTTTAAAAAGCTCAGTAAAAGCGGAAAGGAGAGAAATTACAGAGAGAGAGACAAAAACGAGAAAAGGAGCGAAAGAGAACGCCGTGATTCCGGCGACGGCAATGAGAGCCGGCAGCGTAGGCGTAAAGAGAAGAGAAAGGATCTCGAACGGTACGACGTGCGTACTGTCGTCACCGAGAAGAGAAGAAAGCAGAAGGACCCCTTCGGCAGAGACGTGTCGCCGCGAGGTCGCTCGCCCTCCCTGTCACCGCCCCCGCGCTCGCCCTCACCCGCGCCCTCTCGCCGCAGGCGGACCGCCTCGCGTCACAGGCGTTCCTCGCGCCGCTCGCTCTCCAAGAGTCGGCGCTCGGCCTCCAGGGGCCGCCGCTCCCTTTCTAGAATACGACGATCACCCTCGCCGTCGCGACGATCCCTGTCCCGAAGGAGGTCGCCCCCCGGCCGCAGGTCCGTCCCCCGGCGCACGAGCATCGCGCGGGGGCGCTCCCCGGCCCGCTCCAGGGCGTCGCTCACGCGCGCCCGGCGCTCCGTGTCCTCGCTGCGGCGCCGCTCGGGCACCCCGCGCGCCTCTCCGCGGCGCAGAAGCCCGCCGCGCCGCAAACGCCGCCGCTCCGGCTCGCGAGTCGCCCGGCGCCGCTCGGTCAGCGCCagcccgccgcgccgcgccaACAAAAAGAAGAAACGCACGCGCTCCGCCCGCCGGGCCCCCGCTGCCGTCTCTCCGGAGCGCAAGCGGAGGCGCAGCGCGAGCCGTCAGGCCGAGCCGGAGCCCCCCTCGCCGATATCGCGCCCGCCCTCGCCGCGCACACCGCCGCCCGAGCCGGAACCCGAGCCGCGCCCGCCGCTGCGATCGGACGACGAGCCCGAGCGCCGCGAGCGCAGGCGCCGCGACCCGGACCGGCAGAGACGCCGCGTGCGCGACGCCGCCGGGCCGTCGAAGGAGGTGTTCACATCCGGTGACAACATCCTCGTCAGTGTGAGCTTCAAGGAGCAGGAGCGCGGGGAGGAGGGCGATCGGCGACGTCGACGAGAGACCCGCCGCGACCGCAGGCGGCGCCGCCGAGCCGCCGTCGCGCCGGAAGTCGAAGTCGCCAAGCCCGTCGCCATCATCGACCTCGAACGATCACCCTTCCGAGAACTGACGCCCTCGCCGAAGAACGTGATCGTCCTCAGCGACAGCGACCACGGCGAGAGGGAGGGCGCCGAGGCGGGAGCCCCGCCGGCGCCCGAACCGGAGCCGGCGCCGGAGCCCGCACCGCCGGCGCTCGGACCCAAGACTCCCCCGGAGCCGACGGTGCCGGAGCCCGCCGCGCCGGAGCCGCCCGAGCGGCCCGACGAGCAGGCCGAGGCCGCGGGCTCCGAGCGGCAGTCGCCGGACGCGTACGACCCGTTCGAGCCGACGCGCTCGGCGTCCGCGTCGCCCGCGTCCGCGTCGCCCGCgtcgcccgcgcccgcgcccgcgccgccctcgCCGCCGCGCGCGCTCATCACGCTGGAGGCGGCGCAGCGCAGCAACCTGTCGGCCGACGAGGTGCTGGACCGGCGCCCGCTGACGCCCGTGGAGAAGGTGATGGCGCTGCTGCAGTCCACGCGCGACGCGTCGCCCGAGCCGGCGGACGCGCTGGCGGAGCCGCCGCCGGCGCCCGCGCCGCGCATCGTGCTGCCGTCGCCGACGCGCGTGCCGCCCAAGCTGTTCCCGGGCAAGCCGTCGCCGATCAAGTCCAACCCGGTGAAGCCCATGCAGGCGCTGCGGCTGCAGCGACCGCCGTCGGACGGGGGCGCGTCGCCCTACTCGCCGGGCTCCAGCGACTTCGGCGAGCTGTTcgagccgccgccgcgccgcgtCCGCGCCGCCTCCAAGGTGCCGGTGCGCCTCGACCGCAAGAAAG GCAAGACGCAGGTGGGCGTCAAAATAGACGAGGAGAACCTGAAAATTCTGGACGACTTGCCGAGTTCCGCCGTCGAGATGCAAGTCAAGAGTAAA